A single Oncorhynchus mykiss isolate Arlee chromosome 22, USDA_OmykA_1.1, whole genome shotgun sequence DNA region contains:
- the LOC110502141 gene encoding serine/threonine-protein phosphatase 6 regulatory ankyrin repeat subunit B isoform X3 — MAVLKLVEQPPLVQAVFNGDPEEIRMLIYKSEDINALDAEKRTPLHAAAFLGDAEITELLILSGARVNAKDSMWLTPLHRAVASCSEEAVRVLIRHSADVNARDKNWQTPLHVAAANKALRCAEVIIPLLSSVNVSDRGGRTALHHAALNGHTEMVNLLLAKGANINAFDKKDGRALHWAAYMGHLDVVCLLVSQGAEVSCKDKRGYTPLHTAASNGQIAVVKHLLNLAVEIDETNVFGNTALHLACFNGQDAVVSELIDYGANVSQPNNKGFTPLHFAAASTHGALCLEFLVNNGADVNVQSRDGKSPLHMTAVHGRFTRSQTLIQNGGEIDSVDKEGNTPLHIAARYGHELLINTLITSGADCTRRGVHGMFPLHLAAMNAHSDCCQKLLSSGRMYSVMCSLSNVPSSSALSAGFQIDTPDALGRTCLHAAAAGGNVECVKLLLSSGGDHNRRDKCGRTSLHYAAASRHYQCLETLVSCGTCINATDQWGRSALHYAAASDLDRRRRQALEPESEGVQAEKEKEAALCLEFLLQSGGTASLKDKQGYSPVHYAAAYGHRHCLELLLDRDESHQEPPDFLGARSPLHLAAYHGHAQALEVLLQGEREVDQGDEEGRTPLALAALRGHTDCVHTLLSQGASPRTTDTNRGRTPVHLAVMNGHTSCVRLLLDDQDSADLVDTIDSQGQTPLMLAVAGGHVDAVSLLLEREAAVDTADNHGLTALHLGLLCGQEECVQCLLEQEASVLLGDSRGRTALHLAAAKGHASWLAELLSMACSELPTPPLRDHQGYTPLHWACYYGHEGCVEVLLEQKGCPCIDGNPFTPLHCAVVNDHEPCASLLLEAMGSDMASCKDAKDRTPLHAAAFSGHVDCVQLLLAHDAPVDAVDQSGRSALMMAAEKGRVGTVEVLLTSANASLRLVDQNGNTALHLACSNGKEDCVLFILERLRDTVLIGSTNAALQTPLHLAAHSGLKQAVQELLSRGASVQTLDENAPVRPPQVPS; from the exons GAGGCGGTTCGTGTGCTGATCCGTCACTCTGCTGATGTGAACGCGCGGGATAAGAACTGGCAGACGCCGCTTCACGTTGCCGCTGCCAACAAGGCCCTGCGCTGCGCTGAGGTCATCATCCCGCTGCTGAGCAGCGTCAACGTGTCGGACCGCGGGGGGCGCACCGCCCTGCATCACGCCGCCCTCAACGGGCACACCGAG ATGGTTAACCTGCTGCTGGCTAAGGGAGCCAACATCAATGCCTTCGATAAGAAAGATGGCCGCGCGTTGCACTGGGCGGCTTATATGG GACATCTGGATGTAGTGTGTCTGCTTGTCAGCCAGGGGGCAGAGGTCAGCTGTAAGGACAAGCGGGGTTACACCCCACTACACACGGCCGCTTCTAACGGTCAGATCGCTGTGGTCAAACACCTGCTCAACCTGGCTGTGGAG ATAGATGAGACCAATGTGTTTGGTAACACAGCTCTGCACTTGGCCTGTTTCAACGGTCAGGATGCTGTGGTCAGTGAGCTGATAGACTACGGAGCTAACGTCAGCCAGCCCAACAACAAGGGTTTCACCCCCCTGCACTTCGCTGCAGCCTCCACCCACGGAGCCCTCTGTCTGGAGTTCCTGGTCAACAACGGGGCTGACGTCAACGTCCAG agTCGGGATGGGAAGAGCCCCCTCCACATGACAGCGGTCCACGGCCGCTTCACTCGCTCCCAGACACTCATCCAGAATG GTGGGGAGATTGACAGTGTGGACAAGGAAGGGAACACTCCTCTCCACATTGCTGCTCGCTATGGTCACGAGCTCCTCATTAACACACTCATCACTAGCGGAGCTGACTGCACaag acgaGGGGTCCATGGTATGTTTCCTCTGCACCTGGCTGCTATGAATGCCCACTCAGACTGCTGCCAGAAGCTGCTCTCCTCAG GAAGGATGTACAGCGTAATGTGTTCCCTCAGTAACGTCCCCTCGTCCTCGGCCCTGTCTGCAGGCTTCCAGATCGACACCCCTGATGCACTGGGGAGGACTTGTCTACACGCTGCCGCCGCCGGggg TAATGTGGAGTGTGTGAAGTTGCTTCTGAGCAGCGGTGGGGACCACAACCGGAGGGACAAGTGTGGTAG GACCTCTCTCCACTATGCGGCAGCCAGTCGTCACTACCAGTGCCTGGAGACCCTTGTGTCGTGTGGGACCTGCATTAATGCCACTGACCAGTGGGGGCGCTCTGCTCTGCACTACGCTGCTGCCTCCGACCTGGACAGAAG GCGACGTCAGGCTCTGGAGCCAGAGAGTGAAGGGGTGCAggcagagaaggagaaagaggctGCACT ATGTCTAGAATTCCTTTTGCAAAGTGGTGGTACTGCCTCTCTGAAGGATAAGCAGGGCTACAGTCCTGTCCACTATGCTGCAGCCTATGGCCACAGACACTGCCTGGAGCTG CTGTTGGACAGAGACGAGAGTCACCAGGAGCCCCCAGACTTTCTGGGTGCCAGGAGCCCCCTGCACCTCGCA GCATACCACGGCCATGCACAGGCTCTGGAGGTGTTGCTgcaaggggagagggaggtagaccaGGGGGACGAGGAAGGTCGTACTCCCCTGGCCCTAGCGGCCCTCAGGGGCCACACTGACTGCGTCCACACCCTTCTCAGCCAGGGGGCCTCGCCACGCACCACGGACACCAACAGGGGACGCACCCCGGTACACCTAGCAG tgatgaATGGTCATACGTCGTGTGTACGCCTCCTTCTGGACGACCAGGATAGTGCAGACCTGGTGGACACTATAGACTCTCAGGGACA gACTCCTCTGATGCTTGCGGTGGCAGGGGGACATGTGGATGCTGTGTCTCTGCTGCTGGAGAGAGAGGCTGCTGTAGATACAGCAGACAACCATGGCCTGACCGCCCTGCACCTcggg tTGCTGTGTGGTCAGGAGGAGTGTGTTCAGTGTCTGTTGGAGCAGGAGGCCTCTGTGTTGCTGGGGGACTCCAGGGGCCGAACAGCCCTCCATCTGGCTGCAGCGAAGGGCCACGCATCCTGGCTCGCTGAGCTGCTGAGTATGGCCTGTTCTGAACTGCCCACGCCCCCCCTCCGAGACCACCAGGGGTACACCCCCCTgcactgggcctgctactatg GTCACGAGGGCTGTGTGGAGGTACTGCTGGAGCAGAAAGGTTGTCCCTGTATCGATGGGAACCCCTTCACTCCTCTGCACTGTGCTGT GGTGAATGATCATGAACCCTGTGCCTCACTACTGCTGGAAGCCATGGGATCAGACATGGCCAGCTGTAAGGACGCTAAGGATCG gACTCCACTCCATGCTGCAGCGTTCTCTGGTCATGTGGACTGTGTTCAGCTGCTTCTGGCCCATGATGCACCTGTGGATGCTGTGGACCAATCAGGGCGCAGTGCGCTGATGATGGCTGCAGAGAAGGGAAGAGTCGGGACTGTAGAGGTGCTGCTGACCAGTGCCAACGCCAGCCTGAGGTTGGTGGACCAGAATGGTAACACCGCGCTCCACCTGGCCTGCAGTAAC ggAAAGGAGGACTGTGTACTATTCATCCTGGAGAGGCTGAGGGACACTGTTCTCATTGGTTCCACCAACGCAGCACTGCAGAC GCCCCTCCACCTAGCGGCCCATAGCGGTCTGAAGCAGGCTGTCCAGGAGCTGCTGTCCAGGGGGGCCAGTGTTCAGACGTTGGATGAGAACG CTCCGGTGCGCCCTCCCCAGGTTCCCTCCTGA